A stretch of Electrophorus electricus isolate fEleEle1 chromosome 3, fEleEle1.pri, whole genome shotgun sequence DNA encodes these proteins:
- the slc30a1a gene encoding zinc transporter 1a — protein sequence MACENNRVRLLCMLSLTFGFFIVEVVVSRITASLAMLSDSFHMLSDVIALVVALVAVRFAERTQATNKNTFGWIRAEVMGALVNAVFLTALCFTIILEAIERFTEPHEIERPLVVIGVGAAGLVVNLLGLCLFHGHAGGGHGHSHGGRSHGKKNRNKIRKSERPDDCSTGEETNNLVGSRATSPNGVNPDRRGRTGTPPGDNELQLNGNAPYGKHEHEQECSEEAASQLNMRGVFLHVLGDALGSVIVVINALIFTFVWQPCEPGHPCINPCTENHCTDHQHINHTLVDLQGGPNQVPIAGPCWVLYLDPTLCVIMVGILLYTTYPLLKESALILLQTVPKQIDVHGLSARLRELDGVLAVHELHIWQLAGSRIIATAHIKCHDPTSYMDVAKRIKGFFHDEGIHATTIQPEFVTVNSESRASLCELSCRTQCAPKLCCGAADGGKAAEAAGETRVVSEGKAVAVDAAATLQVINETLESTAREQDGSFQVAPGAKDDMTIPREVESSL from the exons ATGGCTTGCGAAAACAACCGTGTTCGTTTACTTTGTATGCTTTCATTGACTTTTGGGTTTTTCATTGTGGAAGTGGTGGTCAGTCGGATAACGGCATCCTTAGCGATGTTGTCAGACTCTTTTCACATGCTTTCGGATGTAATCGCTCTGGTTGTGGCTTTGGTTGCCGTACGCTTTGCGGAGAGGACACAGGCgacaaataaaaataccttTGGCTGGATTCGGGCAGAAGTGATGGGGGCATTGGTAAATGCCGTGTTTCTCACGGCGCTGTGTTTCACTATCATTTTAGAAGCAATCGAGCGATTTACGGAGCCTCATGAAATTGAGCGTCCCCTGGTAGTCATCGGTGTTGGAGCCGCAGGACTAGTAGTAAACCTCCTCGGGCTTTGCTTGTTTCACGGACATGCAGGTGGGGGCCACGGGCATTCCCACGGAGGCCGTTCGCACGGTaagaaaaacaggaataaaatcCGCAAGTCCGAGAGACCTGACGATTGCTCAACCGGCGAAGAGACCAACAATCTAGTCGGTAGTCGCGCGACCAGTCCAAATGGGGTGAACCCCGACAGGCGAGGAAGAACGG GCACACCCCCTGGTGACAATGAGCTACAGCTGAATGGCAATGCCCCCTACGGCAAGCACGAGCATGAGCAGGAGTGCAGCGAGGAGGCTGCCTCCCAGCTCAACATGCGTGGTGTCTTCCTGCACGTGCTGGGCGATGCCCTCGGCTCCGTCATCGTTGTCATCAACGCGCTCATCTTCACCTTCGTGTGGCAGCCTTGCGAGCCCGGCCACCCCTGCATCAACCCCTGCACTGAGAACCACTGCACGGACCACCAGCACATCAACCACACACTGGTGGACTTGCAGGGTGGCCCCAATCAGGTGCCCATCGCCGGCCCCTGCTGGGTGCTCTATCTGGACCCAACGCTGTGCGTGATCATGGTGGGCATCCTCCTGTACACCACCTACCCCCTTCTGAAGGAGTCAGCCCTCATCCTGCTTCAGACAGTGCCCAAGCAGATTGATGTGCACGGACTGAGCGCCCGGCTGAGGGAGCTGGATGGTGTGCTGGCCGTCCATGAGCTGCACATCTGGCAGCTGGCGGGCAGCCGTATCATCGCCACCGCCCACATCAAATGCCACGACCCCACCTCCTACATGGACGTGGCCAAACGCATCAAGGGCTTCTTCCACGATGAGGGCATCCACGCCACCACCATCCAGCCCGAGTTTGTCACGGTTAACTCAGAGTCACGCGCCTCGCTCTGCGAGCTCTCCTGCCGGACGCAGTGCGCCCCCAAGCTGTGCTGCGGGGCTGCCGATGGTGGGAAGGCAGCCGAGGCTGCTGGGGAGACCAGGGTGGTGAGCGAGGGTAAGGCGGTGGCTGTGGACGCCGCCGCTACACTGCAGGTCATTAACGAGACGCTAGAGAGCACAGCAAGGGAACAGGACGGCAGCTTTCAGGTGGCGCCTGGAGCCAAGGACGACATGACCATCCCTAGAGAGGTGGAGTCATCCTTATAA